The following coding sequences lie in one Apium graveolens cultivar Ventura chromosome 3, ASM990537v1, whole genome shotgun sequence genomic window:
- the LOC141713557 gene encoding uncharacterized protein LOC141713557: MGLNDSYSTTRGQILMKSPLPSISQAFSLIKQDEKQKQGYHLSVPFIGNVKENSYFSKVGTSGMNSVNNKISGGQKPILKCTYCNKKGHTGEYCFKLVGYPDKKKSKGKFLNQSTGFRSLPQSGSLNSQVDTWYNSNVAAHHVGTLQNGTSGQQPSSSPSLEQLQNQISHMNQMMILMMNKKADFSSPKEQMHSMAGSDTAESSSYW, translated from the exons ATGGGCCTAAATGACAGCTATTCCACAACAAGGGGTCAAATTCTCATGAAGTCGCCTCTACCTAGCATTTCTCAGGCTTTTTCACTCATCAAACAGGATGAGAAACAGAAACAAGGATATCATTTGTCTGTTCCTTTCATTGGGAATGTTAAGGAAAACTCTTATTTTTCTAAGGTTGGAACATCAGGAATGAACTCTGTTAATAACAAGATATCTGGTGGTCAGAAGCCTATCCTCAAATGTACCTATTGTAATAAGAAGGGACATACCGGGGAATATTGCTTCAAGTTAGTAGGATATCCAGACAAGAAGAAATCAAAAGGAAAATTCCTAAATCAGTCTACTGGGTTCAGATCACTTCCTCAATCTGGTAGTCTTAACAGTCAAGTTGATACATGGTATAATTCTAATGTTGCGGCTCATCATGTTGGGACTCTACAAAATGGAACTTCAGGACAACAACCTTCTAGTTCACCTTCTTTGGAGCAGCTGCAGAATCAGATCTCACATATGAATCAGATGATGATCCTCATGATGAATAAGAAGGCTGATTTTTCTTCACCTAAAGAACAAATGCATTCCATGGCAG GATCAGACACAGCAGAAAGTTCTAGCTACTGGTAA